Genomic segment of Chloroflexota bacterium:
TGTGATGCGCCCCAAAGAATACAAGATTGGGAGGATTTTATCACACGGGGAGCGGCGACTGTATCGTCCATTTGGACAGATAAAAAGACCCCAAAGGTTTCAAAAAACCTTTGGGGTCTGGATCAGGTTACTCCGCCCACTCAGGTATTGGCCGGCAACACAGCACCAACTCCTTCGCGGCCCGCACCTCGTCAAGCCGGGCCACGGGCGTGACGTGCGGCGCGGTCTTGAGCACTTCCGGGCTTTCGTGCGCTTCCCTGGCAATCACCAGCATCGCTTCGGCAAACTGGTCGAGCGTCTCCTTGCTCTCGGTCTCGGTCGGCTCGATCATCAGCGCCTCTTTGACGATGAGGGGGAAGTAGTTGGTCGGCGGGTGGATGCCGAAGTCCATCAGCCGCTTGCTGATGTCGAGGGCGTGAACGTCGGGCGCGTCGGCCCAGTGGCCTTCCAGCACGAACTCGTGCATGCAAACGCGATCATAAGCGACTTTGTAAGCGCCCTTGAGTTTGGCCAGCAGGTAATTGGCGTTCAGCACCGCCGCTTCCGAGTTCTCTCGCAGGCCAGACGCGCCGTGAACGCGAATGTAAGTGTAAGCGCGGACGTGCATGCCAAACTGGCCGTTGAAGGCCTTCACTCGTCCGATGCTCTTCTTGGGCGTGACGAAGCCATACAGTGGCGGCTCGTCGTCGTCGCCTTCTTCGACAATGCCGATGAGAGGCGCGGGCAGAAAATCTTTGAGCCGCTCAGACACGCCCACCGGCCCGCTGCCCGGGCCGCCGCCGCCGTGCGGGGTGGAAAACGTCTTGTGCAGGTTGTAGTGCATTACGTCGAAGCCCAGGTCGCCGGGGCGGGCCACGCCGACGATGGCATTCATGTTCGCCCCGTCGCCATAAACAAGGCCGCCGCACTCGTGAACCAGCTTCACCACCTGCTCGATGTGTTCCTCAAACAGGCCGAGCGTGTTGGGATTGGTGATCATCAGGCCAACCACGTCCGGGCCGCAGGCGTTGCGAAGCGCCTCAAGGTCAATGTTGCCCCGGTCGTCCGACGGCAGTTCGACGACTTCGAGGCCGCTCATAGTCGTGCTGGCCGGGTTGGTACCGTGCGCCGAATTGGGAATCAGAATCTTCTTGCGGGCCGTGTCGTCCCGATCCAGGTGATAGGCGCGCATCATCAGAATGCCGGTGAACTCACCGTGCGCGCCCGCCGCCGGTTGCAACGTCACCGCAACAAACCCGCCGATCTCTTTCAACCATTCCTGCAATTGATACATCAGGGCCAGGTTGCCCTGAGCCGTGCCGGGGTCTTGCAAAGGATGTGAGAAGGCAAAGCCCGGCAGGCGGGCCGTGTCTTCATTGAGGCGCGGGTTGTACTTCATGGTGCAAGAGCCGAGCGGGTAGAAACCGCGATCAATCGAGTGGTTCAAAATCGAAAGGTGGTTGAAGTGGCGCACCACGTCCAATTGCGACACTTCGGGCAAATCCAACGAGTCGGCGTCGCGCACCAGCCCGGCAGGCAACTCGGCCAGAGGCACGTCCGGCTCAGGCAGGGCTATGCCGACGCGACCGGGAGATGAAAGTTCGTAGATGAGAGGTTCGGTCATTTTCATTTCAATACTCAATACACAATACTCAATACCCAATATTATTGAGTATTCGGTATTCTGTATTGGGTATTCCTCAGGCTAAATGCTCCAACGCTTCCACCAATTCTTCAATATCGTCCGGCGTGTTCAACTCGGTGACGCACAGGAGCATGTGGCCGTCGAGATGGGCGTAGTCCTGCCCCAGGTCGTAGCCGCCGATGATGCCGTGCTCATTGAACAAGTCGGCGTTGATGTCGGACACCGGGCGCGGACACTTGACGACAAACTCGTGGAAGAAGGGCTGGTCATGGATGACGGTGTAACCGTCAATCTCGGCAATGCGGCCGGCGGCGTGGTGGGCGCGGTGGTAACACACTTCGGCCACCCGGCGCAAGCCGTGCTTGCCCATCACCGACATGTAGACTGCCGCCGCTGTCGCCATCAAGCCCTGGTTGGTGCAGATGTTGGACGTGGCCTTGTCACGGCGAATGTGTTGCTCACGAGTGGCAAGAGTCAGCACGTAGCCCTTCTTGCCGTTGGCGTCCGTGGTCTCGCCCACCAGCCGCCCCGCCATCTTGCGCACATAATCCTTCTTGGTGGCAAAGAAGCCGAGATACGGCCCGCCGTAAGAAAGCGGAACGCCGAGCGGCTGGCCTTCGCCCACCACAATGTCGGCCCCGAACGCGCCGGGCGGCGTGAGCAGGCCGAGGGCGATCGGATTGGTCACAACGCAGAGCAAAGCCCCGGCGGCGTGAACGGCTTCGGCAATGGGTTTAAGGTCTTCGATGCCGCCGAAGAAGTTGGGGTATTGCACCACGAACAGGGCTGTGTCCGCATCGAGTTGAGGCAGGAGGTCCTGGGCCAGCAGGTCGGCCTCGTCATCGCCAGTGAGATTGAGGCCCATGCCCTGAGTGTAGGTGCGCGCCACAGCCCGGTATTGCGGGTGAACACGCGGGCACATGAGCACCTTCCGGCGCTTAAGCTTGAAGTGGTTGACGGCCAGAATGACGGCTTCGGCCAGCGAAGTTGCGCCGTCATAGTGGCTGGCATTCGCCACTTCCATGCCGGTCAGGGCGCAAATCATGGATTGATATTCGTAGATGGTTTGCAGAGTGCCCTGTGACACTTCGGGTTGGTAGGGCGTGTAAGCTGTTAGAAACTCGCCGCGCAAAATCGTATGGTTGACCACCGAGGGGATAAAGTGGTTGTAAGCCCCGGCTCCGAGGAAACAAAGCGAGTTGCCGGTGTGGCCGTTGGACTCGGCCAACTCTCCCAGTTCTCGAAGAGTCTCTGGCTCGGAGAGTGGCCCCGGCAGATCGAGGTCGGGGAAGCGGACACTGGCCGGGATGTCGTCAAATAGTTCTTCGACGCTTTTGACTCCGATAGTCGCCAGCATGGCCTTGCGGTCGGCGTCGGTGTTGGGAATGTAGGACATGGGGTACTCCGACAATCTCTAATCCTCTAATTCTCCAATCTGGATTTTTCGAGCATTGGAGAATTAGAGAATTGGAGAATTAATGTGCGCGCTCGTCGCAATAAGCCTGGTAGGCAGTCGCGTCCATCAGGCCATTTAGCTCGCTCATGTCGGCCACTTTGAACTTCACCATCCAGGCTTTGCCATACGGGTCTTGGTTGACGAGTTCGGGCGAGTCGGACAGGGCTTCGTTGACGGCGGTGATTTCGCCGCCGATGGGCAGGTAAACGTCGCTGGCGGCCTTCACCGATTCAACCGAAGCAAACGACTCGCCCTGCTTGAGGGTTGCCCCGACAGAGGGCAGTTCGACGAAGACGATGTCGGAAAGCTGGTTCTGGGCATAGTCGGAAATGCCGGCCGTGCCGGTCTCCCCTTCGACGCGCACCCACTCGTCGTTCTTGGTATATTTCAGATCGGATGGAATGTTCATGGCTTTCTCCTGTTAGAGTGTAGAGTTAGAACGATTCACCACGAAGGCACAAAGCCACTAGTCCACAAAGTTTTCTTTGTGCAACTTTGTGCCCTGATGTCTTCGTGGTAAAAGGTATTAGCCCTTCAGAATCAAAAAGGGACACAAACGGCCCGAAGCCATTTGCGTCCCTCTGTCTTGGACCTGAGAGATTCGCCCCGCCTGAGCGACTCTTCGACTTCGCTCAGGGCAAGGGTTTGCCCCATCGGTGTCGCCACCATTGCGGCGATAACTTTCCAGAGGAAACGGCGGCGAGGTCCTTTTGCCTGAGAGTTTCGGCCAGCCTGCGGCACAGCCTGGTCTTGCCCCTTCGGCGCTCCCGAAAACGGGAATCTCTCCCCCGCCACCGTCAAATTCGTACGCCGAGGATTTTATAACCCGGCGTGATAAGTGTCAAGCAAAAACTTCCAAAAGCTACTTCTTGCCGCCCTTCGCTTGCCGCTTGAGCCATTCGTCAATCAACTGCTGTTGTTGTTCAGAAGAAACGCCGGTCAGCGTCAGCTTGTCGCCGCCGATCTCAACGGTGACACTGCGGCGCTCGTCGCGAGAGAGCCGGGCCTGAAGCAAATTGATGACGGTGGTGAGCACCCCGCCCGAAGCCGCCAGTGTGACCAGCACCAGACTCCAGTCAATGCCCGGCCCAGACATCGCGCCTGGCGGCGCTTCATTGCGGCCCAACTCCACCGTCTCAATTTCCAACTCCCTGAGTTCGTCCGCCACCTGTTTCGTGAGCGTCATCAATTCTTGGTCGTCGCCATCTTCGAGATCAACCTGTATTGTAAGTTGAACAGTGTCTTCGGCGATCTGGTCTCTCCCCTGCCTCCGATTTTATACCTCAAGCAGGTTTTGGCATAGGCGTTCGCCGGGGCCACCCGCCAGCAATTTGCATCGGCTCTCAAAAGCGGCTACACTCTGGCTTGAAAGGAGGGCTTGTAAATGGATACCGGACGAACAATTGCCATTATTATTGCCGCCGTCGTCATTCTGGTGCTTTTGGTCTGTTGTGTGGCCGTGGCCGTAATCATGGTGCTGGCTCTCTTAGGCCCGGCCATTGGCAACGTGTTCTCAAACATCATCACGCCCACGCTGTAATGTTAGGCGAATTGCCAATTCGCCTTACGATTGAACGGGACATGAACAGAGATCGTCTCCTC
This window contains:
- the gcvH gene encoding glycine cleavage system protein GcvH — translated: MNIPSDLKYTKNDEWVRVEGETGTAGISDYAQNQLSDIVFVELPSVGATLKQGESFASVESVKAASDVYLPIGGEITAVNEALSDSPELVNQDPYGKAWMVKFKVADMSELNGLMDATAYQAYCDERAH
- the gcvPB gene encoding aminomethyl-transferring glycine dehydrogenase subunit GcvPB, which translates into the protein MKMTEPLIYELSSPGRVGIALPEPDVPLAELPAGLVRDADSLDLPEVSQLDVVRHFNHLSILNHSIDRGFYPLGSCTMKYNPRLNEDTARLPGFAFSHPLQDPGTAQGNLALMYQLQEWLKEIGGFVAVTLQPAAGAHGEFTGILMMRAYHLDRDDTARKKILIPNSAHGTNPASTTMSGLEVVELPSDDRGNIDLEALRNACGPDVVGLMITNPNTLGLFEEHIEQVVKLVHECGGLVYGDGANMNAIVGVARPGDLGFDVMHYNLHKTFSTPHGGGGPGSGPVGVSERLKDFLPAPLIGIVEEGDDDEPPLYGFVTPKKSIGRVKAFNGQFGMHVRAYTYIRVHGASGLRENSEAAVLNANYLLAKLKGAYKVAYDRVCMHEFVLEGHWADAPDVHALDISKRLMDFGIHPPTNYFPLIVKEALMIEPTETESKETLDQFAEAMLVIAREAHESPEVLKTAPHVTPVARLDEVRAAKELVLCCRPIPEWAE
- the gcvPA gene encoding aminomethyl-transferring glycine dehydrogenase subunit GcvPA, with the translated sequence MSYIPNTDADRKAMLATIGVKSVEELFDDIPASVRFPDLDLPGPLSEPETLRELGELAESNGHTGNSLCFLGAGAYNHFIPSVVNHTILRGEFLTAYTPYQPEVSQGTLQTIYEYQSMICALTGMEVANASHYDGATSLAEAVILAVNHFKLKRRKVLMCPRVHPQYRAVARTYTQGMGLNLTGDDEADLLAQDLLPQLDADTALFVVQYPNFFGGIEDLKPIAEAVHAAGALLCVVTNPIALGLLTPPGAFGADIVVGEGQPLGVPLSYGGPYLGFFATKKDYVRKMAGRLVGETTDANGKKGYVLTLATREQHIRRDKATSNICTNQGLMATAAAVYMSVMGKHGLRRVAEVCYHRAHHAAGRIAEIDGYTVIHDQPFFHEFVVKCPRPVSDINADLFNEHGIIGGYDLGQDYAHLDGHMLLCVTELNTPDDIEELVEALEHLA